GATGGCATTTCCAATCGAGGCGACAATATCTTTCATATTCCAGCTTCGAATCAGTTCTTATTCGTTAGTTTGTTGCAGAGCGGTGAACGGCAGGTGCTGAAATTGGTACGATAGCGACGTGGGGTCTAAAGCCACTGGTTATCTCCTCTTGTCCCTTCGGGCCTTAGAAAATACTTCGTGATTTTTTTGATGGGCACCTTGCGCGAGGGGTGAGGAATGTAGTATGTTGTTTGTCAGGTGATGGGCACCGTTTTCGGGGAAAATATGAAATATGAAGTATGAAATATGAAGCGTGGTGCCCGGTCATTAGCTCATTGACAACTTGGGCGATTTTGCGCAAATGGAGAGGGCGTTCATTAAATGACAATTCAAAAAAGAGAATTAAAGTAATACTTTAACTTTGGGCACCTATTTCAGAAGGCAAATGGCGAAGCAAGGGAGCGGTTCCGAGGAATCGGGGGGAAGCATTCCCCTGCTGCGAAGCCGCGACTTTTCCTGTACCCGGGATTGCTTCGCTTCGCTGCGTTCGCAATGATGCCTCTGAGAGGTGATTGCTTCATCGGGCTTCGCCCGACTCGCAATGGCGGTCAAGTCCGGTACACGTTTTTTGAACCGATGCTCTATCTCAGCGGTTTTGTGCCGACACGTTCGTTTTTTCAACTATATAGTTAGCGCCCAATGCCGTACCTATTTACTTCAGAGAGTGTTTCGGAGGGTCATCCGGACAAAGTCGCCGATCAGATTTCCGATGCTGTGCTCGATGCGCTGCTGGCGCAGGACCCGAACTCCCGCGTGGCTTGCGAGACGTTTGTGACGACAGGACTTGTCGTTGTCGGCGGTGAAGTGACGACGAAGGCGTATGTCAATATCGAAGAAGTAGCCCGCGAGACGATCGCGCGCATCGGCTACACGAAGGCCGAGTACCGATTCGATTATGCAAGCTGCGGTGTGCTGACTTCGATCCACTCGCAATCTCCCGACATTGCGATGGGTGTTGACACCGGCGGCGCTGGCGATCAGGGCATGATGTTCGGTTATGCCTCAGATGAAACGCCGGAGTACATGCCGGCCGCAATCGTCTATGCCCACCGGCTCATGGAGCGTCTTGCCGATATTCGCAAGAACCACAATAAGTTGATGCCGTACCTGCGTCCCGATGCGAAGAGTCAGGTGACGGTTGAATACGATGACCGAGTTGTGACCCGCGTGCATACGGTCGTGATCTCGACGCAGCACGATCCCAACGTGACGCAAGCCCGCATCCGCGAGGATGTGATCCACCACGTGATCGAGCCGGTGATTCCGGAATCGATGCGCGCCGGAGGTATCATCATCCACGTAAACCCAACGGGTAATTTCGAGATCGGCGGACCGCATGGCGATACCGGCCTGACGGGTCGCAAGATCATCGTCGATACCTATGGCGGCCGTGCACCGCATGGCGGCGGAGCGTTCTCCGGCAAGGATCCCTCGAAGGTGGATCGCTCGGCAGCTTATGCCGCGCGTCACGTTGCGAAGAATATCGTTGCCGCCGGTTTGGCGCATGAATGCACAGTGCAACTTGCGTATGCCATCGGTGTCGCCGAGCCGGTATCGATCAATGTCGACACGCACGGTTCTGGGACCATGCCGGATGAGATGTTGGAGCAGTTGATTAGGAAGACGGTCGATCTGACTCCGAAGGGTATCATCTCACGGCTTAACTTGAAGCGCCCGATCTATCAGGCCACCGCAGCATACGGCCACTTTGGTCGCGATGAGTTTAGCTGGGAAAAGCTCGATCTCGTCGAAGGCTTCCTGGCCGCCGTCGAGGGAGTGTCGGCACGCGCCGTGCTGGCATAGCCGGATTCAGCGCGGATAGCGCGGGTTCCGGTTACTTCGGTTTCATCCTGTAACTTTTGGCTTCGGCCGGGGTTGTTAATAAGGCCAGCAGATGCTGGTCTTATCACTTTGCACTGTCAGGATTATGAAGCATATTAGCAAAATCGCCTTTCTGTTCTCTAGTTTCGGTTTGATCTACGCCGGTTGCAGTTCAAGCACCTCGAACCCTCCGCCCGTCACTCCATCGCAGGTACACTACGCTGCAGGGAGTGATTATCGGTACACACAAAATCGCCGCGACACGTCTGGGGGAGCGTTTGGTAATGACGGAGTCGATCCGACCAAGGCCGACACCATCACGTCGGTTGTGCTGGCCACGAATCAGACCTTCCAGTTTGACACGAGTGATGTTACGATCATCCAAAACACGCATACGTCCAGTGTGACTGGCGCGCAAAAAGACACGACCGACATCGCCCAGGAGAATGGAAACTACTGGCACTACAACTATGGTCTGGAA
The window above is part of the Bacteroidota bacterium genome. Proteins encoded here:
- the metK gene encoding methionine adenosyltransferase — encoded protein: MPYLFTSESVSEGHPDKVADQISDAVLDALLAQDPNSRVACETFVTTGLVVVGGEVTTKAYVNIEEVARETIARIGYTKAEYRFDYASCGVLTSIHSQSPDIAMGVDTGGAGDQGMMFGYASDETPEYMPAAIVYAHRLMERLADIRKNHNKLMPYLRPDAKSQVTVEYDDRVVTRVHTVVISTQHDPNVTQARIREDVIHHVIEPVIPESMRAGGIIIHVNPTGNFEIGGPHGDTGLTGRKIIVDTYGGRAPHGGGAFSGKDPSKVDRSAAYAARHVAKNIVAAGLAHECTVQLAYAIGVAEPVSINVDTHGSGTMPDEMLEQLIRKTVDLTPKGIISRLNLKRPIYQATAAYGHFGRDEFSWEKLDLVEGFLAAVEGVSARAVLA